TCGTTCCAGTTGCCCTCGCCGCCGTCGACGCCGTAGCGGACGCCGTCGAAGCGCGCGAGGTTCGAGGACGCCTCCGACATCGCGATGACGTAGTACGCCTGCACCGCGTGCTCGACGGAGGGGAGCGACACCTCGACGGTCTCGACGCCCTTCGCCTCCAAGTCCGCGAGCGCGTCCTCGAACACCGCGACGACCTCGTCGTCGGCACCCTCGACCAGCTCGGTCGGGACGCCGACGGTCATGCCGTCGACGTCGCCGTCGGCCGCGGCGGCGTACTCGGTCGCGTCGGCGGGGTGGGTGTCGTCCGGAACGCCGGGCGCGTCGGCCGCGCCGCCCTCGGCGGCGTCGTAGCGCGTCGTCGCGTCGCGTTCGTCGGGGCCGGCGATCGCGTCCAGCAGCGCGGCCGCGTCCTCGACGGTGCGGGCGAAGGGGCCGATCTGCTCCAGCGAGTTGGCGTACGCGACGAGTCCGTACCGCGAGACGAGCCCGTACGTCGGCTTGATCCCGACCACGCCGCAGAACGCGGCGGGGTTGCGAACGGAGCCGCCCGTGTCGGAGCCGAGCGCCAGATCCGCCTCGCCGGCGGCGACGGCGGCCGCCGAGCCGCCCGAGGAGCCGCCCGGGACGTGCTCGGGGTCGACGGGGTTCTTCGTCGGTCCGAACGCCGAGGTCTCGGTGGTGCCACCCATGCCGAACTCGTCCATGTTCGTCTTGCCGACGATCGTCGCGCCGGCCTCCCGGAGGCGTTCGACGACCGTCGCGTCGTACGGCGGCACGTACTCATCGAGCATCGCCGAGCCGCAGGTCGTGCGGATCCCCTCGGTGGAGATGTTGTCCTTCACCGCGACCGTCCTGCCCGCGAGCGGCCCGTCGGCGTCGCCATCGACGGTCACGCGGGTGACGAACGCGTTCAGCCCGTCGGCCGCCTCGCCGTCGGGGGCGTCGTCGGCGCTCATGAGACCTTCGGGCCCTTGAAGAAGCCCGCCTCCGAGTCGGGCGCGTTCGCCAGCGCCTCCTCTTGGGTGAGGCCGTCGCGCACCTCGTCGGCGCGCATCACGTTCACCAGGTCGGGCTCGTCCTCGACCTCGGGCACCTCGTCGAGCGCCGCGAAGTAGTCGAGCACGTCCGCGAACTGCTCGGCGAACGCCGCTGCCTCCTCGTCGTCGAGGTCGACCCGGGCGAGGTCGGCGACGTGGCGGACCTCGTCTGGGTCGACGGCGTCCGCGTCGGCGGCCGACGCGTCGCCCTCGTCCGTCGCTGTCATGTGCGATGGGTGCCGCGGACCGCGAGTAAGGGTTTCGATACCCCCGACCCACGGCCCTCGCGGGGGCGGTTCGCTCGCGGCAACGCGGGTCCCTCACGGCGGCGGGGACCTCGACGGCGGCGCGGTTACTTCACGTGATCCGGCTCGCCTCGGGCGGTCCCGACACCCCGCGGCTTCTCGGGGGCGAACGTCCTGCTCGGGGACTACTCAACCCCGTCAATATCATAACGCTTAGGAGGCTTAGCGCGCCGTTCGTCGCGACCGGACCGCGTCGAACCGCCCCGTCGCGGTCGGGTAGATTTTGTCGATGACCCGGCGCAGTCAGCCAGCAGGTATAAGTGACTTGCGGACCTGTACTGGATACAGCGAATCAGGCAGAGAGACGCCTCTCTGGCTTTCGTTCCCCAACCCTACAATGAGTGAGAACGTCCGAAGTTACACGGACGACCGATCGAGTACGGCCACCGTCGACGAGGACGAGTCGGCGTCCGAGTCGGAGGGAGAACAGCTCGAGTGTCCCGAATGCGGCGGCGACCTCGTGAACGACACCGAGCGCGGCGAGACGGTGTGTCGCGACTGCGGTCTCGTCGTCGAGGAGGACGAGATCGACCACGGGCCGGAGTGGCGCGCGTTCGACTCCAAGGAGAAGGACGAGAAGTCCCGCGTCGGCGCCCCGACGACGAACATGATGCACGACAAGGGGCTGTCGACCAACATCGGCTGGCAGGACAAGGACGCCTACGGCAACCAGCTGTCGGGCCGCCAGCGCGAGAAGATGCAGCGCCTGCGCACCTGGAACGAGCGCTTCCGCACGCGCGACTCCAAGGAACGGAACCTCAAGCAGGCGCTCGGGGAGATCGACCGTATGGCGAGCGCGCTCGGCCTCCCGGACAACGTCCGCGAGACCGCCTCGGTCATCTACCGCCGCGCGCTCGACGAGGATCTCCTCCCTGGCCGTTCCATCGAGGGCGTCGCCACCGCGAGCCTCTATGCGGCTGCTCGACAGGCCGGGACGCCCCGCAGCCTCGACGAGATCACGAACGTCTCGCGGGTCGAGAAGGACGAGATCGCCCGGACGTATCGCTACGTCGTCCGCGAACTGAAGCTGGAGATCCAGCCGGCCGACCCCGAGAGCTACGTCCCGCGGTTCGCATCCGACCTGGACCTGTCCGACGAGTCCGAACGTCGCGCCCGCCAGCTCCTCCAGACGGCCAAACAGGAGGGCGTCCACTCGGGCAAGTCGCCGGTGGGACTCGCCGCCGCGGCCGTCTACGCCGCCTCGCTGCTCACCAACGAGAAGGTGACCCAAAGCGAGGTGAGCGAGGTGGCGAACATCTCGGAGGTCACCATCCGGAACCGGTACCACGAGCTGCTGGAAGCCGAGGAACAGGTCCAGCTCGGCTGATTCTGACGGATCTCTCGTCGCCCCCGAACGCGCTCGCGCTTTCGTAACGCCGAAGCCACCCACCCGCCAGCCACGGGTATGGAGACGACGCGCCACTTCACCGCGACGGTCTATCTCGTCCACGACGGCGCGACCGCGCTGCACGTACACCCGAAGCTCGGGATCCGCATCCCGCCGGGCGGCCACGTCGACCGCGACGAACTCCCACACGAGGCGGGGCTGCGCGAGGCGCGCGAGGAGACCGGCCTCGATCCGACGCTCGTGGACGACACCCCCGATATCGGGGCTCCCGCCGGCGAGACGCTCCCGGCGCCCCGGCACACGATGCTGTACGACATCAACGTCCACGACGACGGAACCGTCGGCCACCAGCACATCGACTCGATCTACTTCGCCGCCGTCGACGGCCGCCGGATCGATCCGAACGGCGACGACGAGGTCTGCGCCGACGCCTGGGCGTGGTACACCCCCCAGGACCTCCGCGAGAGCGACATCGACAGCGACACCACCCGGATCGGAATCGAGGCCATCGAGACCGTCGCCGCCGCGAGCGAGGAGTAGCGAACGGAAGTCGGTGTGGGCGATCGCCGCCGTCGGTCCGCGGCGCGACCGTACCGGTGTCGCCGCGAACCTTCTTCGGGGAAGCCGGGACCACGGCCGCCATCGAGTGACCCAAGACGGGCGGCGCACAGCGGGTGCGCGACACCGCGTCGCCCGGCGGTGGCCCGCGAGGCCGTGTCGACTGTCAGCCATCGATCGACGGCGAGCGGCGCCTAGGCGTCGCCATCCGTCGGGTACTCCTCGCCGCACAAGTCGGCGACGTAGCGTCCGACGTGGTCGTCCATCCGCCGTTTGAACCCCGCCTGTCGGGCGAGGCGGTCGAGTTCCCGCGAGACGTAGGTGCCGTACTGGACGGCCTTCTTCTCCGCCGAGCGGACGCGCTCGGGGACGAGTCCCTCGGCGGCGGCGCGCAGCGCCACCTTCCGCTCGCCGTCGGCCACGAGCAGGTGTCCGGGCAGCGCCAGCGCCGCGGCGACGACGCGGTCGTGCAGCAGCGGCGCGACGGGCTCGACGCCGGCGGCCCGCAGCGCCAGCACGTCGCGCTCCAGTTGGTCGGGGAGCGTCGCGACCGTTTCGCGGCGGGCACCCCGGACGGTGTCGGCGTCGACGCGGGGGTCGTCAGCCGGGTCGACCAGCTTCGCGTAGCCGCCGAACAGCTCGTCGGCGCCCTGACCGACCGCGAGGCGGTCGTAGCCGTCGGCGGCCGCACGTTCCCCGACGAGATACAGCGGGAGCGCGATAGCCACGTCCATCGGGTTGCGCCGTCCCGTCGCGTCAACGATCTCGGGGACGGCGCGTTCGAGATCCGCGTGCGAGAGGGTGACCTCCCGCAGGTCGCGGTCCATCGCCTCGGCGGCGTCGCGAGCGGCCGCCACGTCGTGTGCGCCCTCGAAGCCGGCGACGTACAGCGGTGCCCCGGGGACGCCGGCGGCGACGACCGCCGAGTCGACGCCGCCGGAGAACGCCACCGCGAGGCCGTCGGGGTCGACCGCGTGAACGCTCGTGTCGACTGCGTCGGCGACCGCGCCGAGCGCGGCTTCGTCGCCCGGCGGATCGGGGTCGGGAAGCGCCCAGACGCGTCGCTCGCCGTCGCCGTCGAGCGCGTGTCCCGCCGGAAGCGACCGCGGGCGTTCGAGACCGCCGGGGCTGCGACTCCAGCGGTCCGGGTCGTCCGCGTCGACGAACAGCGGTCGACGACCGAGGACGTCGCGAACGAGCGTCCCGTCGACGACGCCCGCGAACCCGTCGGTCCCGGGCAGCGGGTCGCCGTCCGCGAGCGCGGTGCGGACAAGGGCTGGGTCCGTGGCGTCTTCGTCGCCGTCGAGATCCGTCGCCGGGGACCGACGCTCGCGAGTCACAGGAAGTCGGCGACTCGGCGGCCGATCCGGCGCTTGGCGCCGCCGGCGGCCTGCCGGAAGGAGATGTACCACGGCGTCCGCTTGCCGACCACGCTCGTACGGCCGTCGCGGATCGCCTCGAGGATCGCGTCGACCGAGCGCTCGTCTGCGCCTACCTCGGTGACGGCCTGCCCCACCATCTCGGCGATGTGCGCGTCGCTTCCGGCGGTCATCGGGAGCCCCCGGTTCACCGCGAACGTCTCCGCCTGTCGGTTCGAACGACCCGTGAGGAGCCGGGAGTTGTACACCTCGATCGCGTCGGCGCTCGCCAACTGGTCGTCGGTGATGTGCGGCGCGACGCCGTGGCGCGACTTCTGAAACGGATGCGGGACGACCGCCAGGCCGCCCTGGTCGTGGATCCGGTCGAGCGTCTCGTCGTAGTCGAGGCCGGCGGGGATCAACTCCTCGATGCCGAACGCGAGCACGTGGCCCGCGGCGGAGGTGATCTCCATGCCCGGGATGCCGACGAGCCCGTAGTCGTCCGCCATGTCGGCGGCCTCCAGGCTCGCGTCGAGTTCGTCGTGGTCGGTGACCGCCAGCGCGTCGAGCCCGACGGCGGCCGCCTGTTCGAGGAGCATGTCGACCGGGTCGCGGCCGTCGTGTGAGAGCGCGGAGTGACTGTGCAGCTCGACCGATAGCACGGTCGCGGATACTCGTGGACCGTAGAAAAGGAATCCGGTCCGATCGACCGCCGGTCGCTCGCGACCCGAATAGACACGACCGTGCACATAGAAAGCCATTTGAGCGGCGATGTTGACCGTACTCGTGAATGCCCCTCGCCGACGCGGACCGCGAACTGGTGGAGGCGGAGCTCGGACGGGAGCCCACCCGAGCCGAGGCCGCGCTGTTCGAGAACCTCTGGAGCGAGCACTGCGCGTACCGCTCGTCGCGCCCGCTGTTGGGCGCCTTCGAGAGCGAGTCGGAGGACGTCGTGATCGGCCCCGGCGACGACGCCGCGGTAGTCGCGCTCGACGAGGACACGTACGCCACGCTCGGCATCGAGAGCCACAACCACCCCTCGTACGTCGACCCGTTCGACGGCGCCGCCACGGGCGTCGGCGGCATCGTCCGCGACACGATGTCGATGGGCGCGTACCCGATCGCGCTGGCGGACTCGCTGTACTTCGGGGACTTCGACCGCGAGCACTCGCGATACCTGTTCGAGGGCGTCGTCGAGGGGATCAGCCACTACGGCAACTGCATCGGCGTCCCCACGGTGGCCGGCTCCGTCGCGTTCAACGACGGGTACGAGGGGAACCCGCTCGTCAACGTCGCCTGCGTGGGCCTGACGACACCCGACCGACTGGTCACCGCGACCGCCGAGACGCCCGGCAACGAGCTGGTGCTCGTCGGCAACGCCACCGGCCGCGACGGCCTCGGTGGCGCCTCCTTCGCCTCGGAGGACCTCGCCGAGGACGCCGAGACGGAGGACCGTCCCGCCGTTCAGGTGGGCGATCCGTACGCCGAGAAGCGACTGATCGAGTGCAACGAGGCGCTCGTCGACGAGGGACTGCTCGTCGCCGCGCGCGACCTGGGCGCGGCCGGACTCGGGGGCGCGTCCTCGGAGCTGGTCGCGAAGGGCGGCCTCGGCGCCGAGATCGCCCTCGACCGCGTCCACCAGCGCGAGCCGAACATGAACGCCATGGAGATCCTGCTGGCCGAAAGCCAGGAGCGCATGGTGTACGAGGTCCGGCCCGAGGACACCGACCGCGTCGCCGAGCTGGCCGAGCGGTTCGACCTGGGCTGTTCGGTCATCGGCGAGGTGACCGACGGCAACTACGTGTGCACCTTCGAGGGGGAGACGGTCGTCGATGCGCCCGCCGAGTACCTCGCCGACGGGGCGCCGATGAACGACCTCGATCGCGAGGAGCCGAGCCAGCCCGACCGCGACCTCCCCGCGCTCGTCGCGGACGGGGAGCCCGATCCCGACGCGCTCGCCGAGGCGTTCGACGCCGTCGTCGGCCACCCGAACACCGCGAGCAAGCGCTGGGTGTACCGCCAGTACGACCACGAGGTCGGCGTCCGGACCTCGGTGCTCCCTGGCGACGACGCCGCGGTGCTGGCTATCCGCGAGGCCGAAACCGACGGCGGCGACCCGGTCGGGCTGGCGCTGTCCTCCGGCTCCGAGCCGCGGTGGACGGAGGCGGCGCCGTACGA
This genomic stretch from Halobaculum roseum harbors:
- the purL gene encoding phosphoribosylformylglycinamidine synthase subunit PurL, with the protein product MPLADADRELVEAELGREPTRAEAALFENLWSEHCAYRSSRPLLGAFESESEDVVIGPGDDAAVVALDEDTYATLGIESHNHPSYVDPFDGAATGVGGIVRDTMSMGAYPIALADSLYFGDFDREHSRYLFEGVVEGISHYGNCIGVPTVAGSVAFNDGYEGNPLVNVACVGLTTPDRLVTATAETPGNELVLVGNATGRDGLGGASFASEDLAEDAETEDRPAVQVGDPYAEKRLIECNEALVDEGLLVAARDLGAAGLGGASSELVAKGGLGAEIALDRVHQREPNMNAMEILLAESQERMVYEVRPEDTDRVAELAERFDLGCSVIGEVTDGNYVCTFEGETVVDAPAEYLADGAPMNDLDREEPSQPDRDLPALVADGEPDPDALAEAFDAVVGHPNTASKRWVYRQYDHEVGVRTSVLPGDDAAVLAIREAETDGGDPVGLALSSGSEPRWTEAAPYEGARAVALENATNLAAKGATPLAAVDCLNGGNPEKPDVYGGFAAAVDGLAEMCADLSMPVVGGNVSLYNDSVAGPIPPTPTLAVIGTKAGFDAPPAAFAGEGTVLAVGAAGGALGGSEYLAQSGGSDRFPALPENAPAVVETLAAVADGDDTLAVHDVSHGGLAVALAEMVTDDAGAEVALDDALALFDETPGRAVIETADPDAVRAAFDGVAPVEEIGEATADGTLSLSVGDAELTRDAASIRDLRSVIERELD
- a CDS encoding NUDIX hydrolase, coding for METTRHFTATVYLVHDGATALHVHPKLGIRIPPGGHVDRDELPHEAGLREAREETGLDPTLVDDTPDIGAPAGETLPAPRHTMLYDINVHDDGTVGHQHIDSIYFAAVDGRRIDPNGDDEVCADAWAWYTPQDLRESDIDSDTTRIGIEAIETVAAASEE
- a CDS encoding transcription initiation factor IIB → MSENVRSYTDDRSSTATVDEDESASESEGEQLECPECGGDLVNDTERGETVCRDCGLVVEEDEIDHGPEWRAFDSKEKDEKSRVGAPTTNMMHDKGLSTNIGWQDKDAYGNQLSGRQREKMQRLRTWNERFRTRDSKERNLKQALGEIDRMASALGLPDNVRETASVIYRRALDEDLLPGRSIEGVATASLYAAARQAGTPRSLDEITNVSRVEKDEIARTYRYVVRELKLEIQPADPESYVPRFASDLDLSDESERRARQLLQTAKQEGVHSGKSPVGLAAAAVYAASLLTNEKVTQSEVSEVANISEVTIRNRYHELLEAEEQVQLG
- the gatA gene encoding Asp-tRNA(Asn)/Glu-tRNA(Gln) amidotransferase subunit GatA, with product MSADDAPDGEAADGLNAFVTRVTVDGDADGPLAGRTVAVKDNISTEGIRTTCGSAMLDEYVPPYDATVVERLREAGATIVGKTNMDEFGMGGTTETSAFGPTKNPVDPEHVPGGSSGGSAAAVAAGEADLALGSDTGGSVRNPAAFCGVVGIKPTYGLVSRYGLVAYANSLEQIGPFARTVEDAAALLDAIAGPDERDATTRYDAAEGGAADAPGVPDDTHPADATEYAAAADGDVDGMTVGVPTELVEGADDEVVAVFEDALADLEAKGVETVEVSLPSVEHAVQAYYVIAMSEASSNLARFDGVRYGVDGGEGNWNESFASSREEGFGDEVKRRILLGTYALSAGYHDKYYKKAQDARAWVKRDFDEALSEADVLATPTMPVLPPKRGESLDDPLSLYLMDANTVPVNLANLPAISVPAGEADGLPVGMQFVGPAFGEEAVIRAGSAVEK
- the gatC gene encoding Asp-tRNA(Asn)/Glu-tRNA(Gln) amidotransferase subunit GatC encodes the protein MTATDEGDASAADADAVDPDEVRHVADLARVDLDDEEAAAFAEQFADVLDYFAALDEVPEVEDEPDLVNVMRADEVRDGLTQEEALANAPDSEAGFFKGPKVS
- a CDS encoding PHP domain-containing protein, with the translated sequence MLSVELHSHSALSHDGRDPVDMLLEQAAAVGLDALAVTDHDELDASLEAADMADDYGLVGIPGMEITSAAGHVLAFGIEELIPAGLDYDETLDRIHDQGGLAVVPHPFQKSRHGVAPHITDDQLASADAIEVYNSRLLTGRSNRQAETFAVNRGLPMTAGSDAHIAEMVGQAVTEVGADERSVDAILEAIRDGRTSVVGKRTPWYISFRQAAGGAKRRIGRRVADFL
- a CDS encoding asparagine synthase C-terminal domain-containing protein, which encodes MTRERRSPATDLDGDEDATDPALVRTALADGDPLPGTDGFAGVVDGTLVRDVLGRRPLFVDADDPDRWSRSPGGLERPRSLPAGHALDGDGERRVWALPDPDPPGDEAALGAVADAVDTSVHAVDPDGLAVAFSGGVDSAVVAAGVPGAPLYVAGFEGAHDVAAARDAAEAMDRDLREVTLSHADLERAVPEIVDATGRRNPMDVAIALPLYLVGERAAADGYDRLAVGQGADELFGGYAKLVDPADDPRVDADTVRGARRETVATLPDQLERDVLALRAAGVEPVAPLLHDRVVAAALALPGHLLVADGERKVALRAAAEGLVPERVRSAEKKAVQYGTYVSRELDRLARQAGFKRRMDDHVGRYVADLCGEEYPTDGDA